DNA from Misgurnus anguillicaudatus chromosome 13, ASM2758022v2, whole genome shotgun sequence:
AACACTGGCTGATGCTTGTTTGTGGTGGATGATGGGTGTTTGTGCATACCATGTGGATAAGCTATGCAGGACGCACAGCCCTTGGCGAAGGCAGCAGCGAGCATCAGGCCCAGAAAATCCGAAGCTCTCTTTTCAGTGTCAGTGGTGGGCGTGGTAAACCTGCTGTGCGCTAGGTGCTTCTTCAGTGTCTCGTAAATGAGAAAACAGATCATGGTCTCAGAGATGCCAGCGTACGACGCCGTCAGGCCCCGGTAAAAACCTCGGATGCCTTCTGTCTTGTACACGTAGCGCGCGCATTGCAATGCGTTCATTTTCTTCTCCCCTCGTGCCCTGGAGAAGAGACAGATAGTTTTGTGATTAGGAAAGATCAAGAATTTAACACATGATTAAATCTAAAGTAACAGATCCTGTCACTGATCCTGCGTGGGTAGgtcaaaacaaaaactaaaGGTTAACACTCGTAACCTTAAGTTGGGTTATGCAATATGCATGGAGAGACTGGAGAGTCAGAGGTACGGACTATTTTGAGAGCACCCCATCTGACCCTACCCAGCTACTGCCCAGTGTTCTTTATAATGTAAATATAGATCACGGACGCCAAGACCTGACTTGTGCGTCAGGGTGGATATTTATACAGTGGCTGCTTGGATCACATGCTAATCATCCTGAAACTTTATAACGGGTAGACGACGGCAATTGGATTTCACACCCCATCCAAAAAATCATTAACTTCCATGCTATCTGGGGATGCCCTCCAACTCACCCGCCACAAGGCCAGAAAGGGGCCCGACCCTTGATAAtgtccttaaagggacacttgacttttgtgaaaataggctcattttccagctcccctagagttaaacatttgatttttacagttttggaatccattcaactgatctccgggtctggcggtaccacttttagcatagcttagcataatccattgaatctgattagaccattagcatcatgctaaaaataaccaaagagtttagatatttttccccatttaaaacttcactcttctgtagttacatcgtgtagtaagaccgacggaaaattaaaagctgcgattttctaggccgatatggctaatcctggcgtaataatcaaggactttgctgttgcTATCATttgcaggcgcaatgatattacgcagcacccgaaaatagtccgtttagtaacttttaatagcaggggactatttttgggcactgcgtaatatcattaatAACATATCGCAACACTTTGCTTATTTATGatcgcgatgctaatggtctaatcagattcaatgaattatgctaagctatgctaaaagtggtgccgccagacccggagatcggctgaatggattaaaaagcggcaaaaatcaaatgtccaactataggggagctggaaattatttttttaaaaagtggcaTGTCCCTTTAATGGCATCCATATAAACTATTTAGCTCAAGTCTGCTCCTGGATATCTACTTTTAAGtctagttccaaccctaataaaaaaaatatataggcgATCATGTGTGTTAGAGTACGGTTGAAAACCAACATCTTCAGGAAGGTTATGTaaagaaaatgaaagtaaaacttGATAGCATCAACATACTTCTTCTCAAGCTGCATTCTTGTTTTGACCATCCAGATTGGATTCATCAGAGAGTTTGTGACAAAagctgaaaaacaaaacaaaatcgggatctaaacatttacttttgAATCTATTGAAGTGTCTATTGGTTGCACATTAAGAGTCTTATAACTTACTCCCAGTAATTAAATGTACCACTTTAAAGCGATTATGTAACACTTTTGGCAAAGCCTTACCTGCAAAGCCCGCTGAGGACATGTGGACCACTCCACTGTTTGGCACGAAGATGCCATTGAAAGTCTCCTTCGACTTTGAATAAGCAGCGAAATAGATGGCCCTGCAGACAAACAAAAAGCAAATATGTCAGCTGAGCGATTATCTTTGTCTTTCTTCTGTTGAACTCAAACCACCCGCCACATCCCCCCTCCGTGCATGATAGTGCAGAGTTCATTTGAATGCAAATGGGACCGCTGAAATTGAAAGGATGCCAATGTTTTAACAATCTGCCAAACAGCTTGAAGTGAGAGTTCCTGACAGTGCAGTCTTTTCAACACTGGAAGTATCTGGAACAGACTGTGGGGACATCGGCACAAAAGCTCAATAAACACCCAGATCCACAGCCTGTGGGACACATTGGGCAAATAATAGACCTGTGCTAAATTTATGGGCCAAAAGGGTTAGCTTATAATTAATTTGAACTCGAACATAAGTCACTTATGCTGTATAGAAGTCAATGAAGTAATCTAGGGGtgatttcaaagaaaaataCAATTTAGGAACATACAATAATTTTTTCAAGTCTTAAAATCAACTCCTTTTctcttttaaaatgatttttattgcaaaataaGTTACAACTGGAGGACATCAAGTTTGCTTTTGTTCACATACTGCGTCTTTTAATGATTTATagctgtgttgttattgttccCACGTTCCCAAGAATAAGGCAAACGCAGCACTTATACCAGTTTCATAAGTCCACCCTTCGTACTCAAACATGTCTTACCAGGAAACCGAATGAACAACAGACCTCGAGGCCCATTAAATAAGTGCTTCCTCTTTGGTTTGACTTTACATAAATCTAAACTTCGCATTAACCTTGAGATTAAATTCACAGCCATTCttttcttttcctttttttcttgACCTTTGACAGGAGAAATGTAGATCAATGTCATTACCTTGAGGGCGCAACACCAACAAGATTTGGACCCAGTCCTCTGAATAGAGATCTTGGTCCTTCTTTCTCTAGTATGGATCTGAAGACAAAGAAGAGATTTAGACGAATGAACCCATAATGAATAGTTTATAAACCAACATACATTAGATTAGGTTTCATAAGTTTACTAAAAATATTGCAGTGTGatccccccccaaaaaaatatttccttcCTGATCCACCCatgactagggctgtcacaattattaaataatcgtctcatcgcaattgtttgactTCAACGCAATGCTTTCAGATCACCGCGATGATTGCACAtatctctaaaaaacacaagggggagctgcagcacctgtataaacgagacagtatcagattacttttaaaaatgtgttgtgtataaatatttactgccagataaaccttgcaaaagatttcatttaaataatcacaacgaTCTgggaaaattatttcataaacaaaaaatgtatgagaattaaatgtcaaagcaataaacagGTAATTTATTGTCATaattgtcacaatttattaaacaattaaccatcagccaaatttcataatcgtgacagccctacacATGACACAGACTCCCAATTgttgaaataaaacttattcCTCATATCTTGTCCGGCAATTATTACAAAACTGATTCAGAAACACATCAGATAGCCTATATGTAAAATACAGAGTTGATGATGCAGCATATCCTGAAAGGAAAAGTTTTTctcttcctgtagctcaaccgGTAAAACCGAGCTAGCAGAGCCAAGGTCATTCCCAGGGAATACTCATTCTCAGGCTTCCCACTCCAAGCCAAAATCCCTGACTTTCactaaaaagctgaattttcatGACCTATGTCTGAGATGCAGTGAGCCTGATAATGtagtgtttataaaaaaaatagctttaataaatgaaataaacaatgcCAATACATGGCTGTTTAGATTTTAGTCTCACTTGAAATCAGTGGAGGCTTGGACCCAAAAACGGCATTCCTTACGTCGCAATTTAACAATCagattattttgataaatgcaaacaacaaacaaaatccttgatattccatgacttggacaaaaaaactataaaattccctgactttcaaTGTCTGGAATAAATTCCATGATAatccagaaattccatgacctgtgggaaccctgcatactgataaaatgtatacattgaatgcactgtttttttttttttttttgatgtaagcatttgccaaatgcattatATGTAAAAGTTAAAAACACTTCCTACCATCAATACTGGGTCTTTAAGTACAGTAACTAAAAGTGATTTTTTCCTCAATCTTGCACATAGATACATTTTTGGGGAGGAGGCGTGTAAGCGCAactaaataaaaacttgtcTCTCTGGAGGTTTGACAGTCACGTAGACCAGCACACTCCCTAAGAGATGGTTGGTCAGGATCAACATGTGCGTGCAGACAGTAATTGGAGCACAGCAAGGAGGAATCATGTGACAGTGCAGGTTTTTGAAGGCCTTGGCTACTTCTGTGCGGTGATAAACTACCCAGAATAGACATTCACAGGGACATTAACGGCTCATGTACTGAACTCCTCTGCCTGGCCTGCAACCGGCTTGCACCG
Protein-coding regions in this window:
- the slc25a33 gene encoding solute carrier family 25 member 33, which encodes MAQKDTLLHLFAGGCGGTVGAIMTCPLEVLKTRLQSSGLTLRPVFQVQLGTVSGAGVIRPGTVTPSLLQVLKSILEKEGPRSLFRGLGPNLVGVAPSRAIYFAAYSKSKETFNGIFVPNSGVVHMSSAGFAAFVTNSLMNPIWMVKTRMQLEKKARGEKKMNALQCARYVYKTEGIRGFYRGLTASYAGISETMICFLIYETLKKHLAHSRFTTPTTDTEKRASDFLGLMLAAAFAKGCASCIAYPHEVIRTRLREEGSKYKYFFQTARLVAVEEGYTAFYRGLIPQLIRQIPNTAIVLSTYELIVHLLGDSSK